A stretch of Halichondria panicea chromosome 1, odHalPani1.1, whole genome shotgun sequence DNA encodes these proteins:
- the LOC135336354 gene encoding uncharacterized protein LOC135336354 isoform X2 produces the protein MMVYSEQDKRWQDCILSYYPPYLTVAKCHKVQSEILELQLKHLSESWYHGVVSRREARHILLDFNGGNCSFLVRMSQQLEGKFSISVLYEGRVYHIMVRSILHHRTRVLYSVSLDGSFYTSLYDLVEDCRLTARITNDLFTIKLERVAPKLHTDCSWLDRDTLQTHREAEECFSSEGRDGTFFVYQTDPRTDSYSISYRAGDRVQHVQILPTVVRGVRGYTFGKHHSQVSHEKCELAPMCGMAMTSSSSPHLEFPTGGLVTNVRPHKTNPQRSIGEYNGKAGSFLTSCLRILSRNEVDYLNTLTLHNDPYPKWSDGPLKLLDSKRTLSDSFKFDAQSNKFQVDFKSDNKQSSSKQKCKLQCQSEKDFSVWQDLLAFSSTNASTNDGQKSAVSHDLI, from the exons ATGATGGTGTACAGTGAACAAGATAAG AGGTGGCAAGACTGCATTCTCTCCTACTACCCTCCTTACCTAACTGTGGCAAAATGCCACAAGGTGCAATCAGAG ATTTTGGAGCTTCAGCTAAAGCATTTGAGTGAAAG TTGGTACCATGGCGTTGTCAGTAGAAGAGAAGCACGACACATCTTGTTAGACTTTAACGGTGGGAACTGTTCATTTCTAGTCCGAATGAGTCAACAACTGGAGGGGAAATTTTCCATCTCTGTTCT GTACGAAGGTCGTGTGTACCACATCATGGTTAGGAGCATCCTCCACCACAGGACTAGAGTGCTGTACAGTGTCAGTTTAGACGGATCATTTTATACCTCCCTATACGACCTCGTTGAGGATTGCAGACTAACAGCACGCATCACAAACGACTTGTTTACCATTAAACTAGAGAGAGTTGCACCCAAG TTACACACCGACTGCTCGTGGCTAGACAGGGACACACTACAAACCCATCGTGAGGCAGAGGAATGTTTCAGTAGTGAGGGAAGAGATGGTACCTTCTTTGTCTATCAGACTGACCCCAGGACTGACTCCTACAGTATCAGCTACAG AGCTGGAGATCGTGTACAGCACGTTCAGATTCTACCAACAGTTGTTAGGGGAGTGAGAGGTTACACGTTTG GGAAGCACCATTCTCAAGTATCCCATGAAAAATGTGAAC TAGCCCCAATGTGTGGTATGGCCATGACATCATCTAGTTCTCCACACCTCGAGTTTCCTACTGGAGGCCTCGTGACGAACGTACGACCTCACAAAACAAACCCTCAAAG GAGTATTGGTGAGTACAATGGCAAAGCTGGGAGCTTCTTGACTAGCTGTCTCCGAATACTATCCAGAAATGAAGTGGACTACCTCAACACACTg ACACTCCATAACGACCCTTACCCCAAGTGGAGTGATGGACCACTCAAACTGCTCGACTCAAAGCGTACTTTATCCGATTCATTCAAATTTGATGCACAAAGTAACAAATTTCAAGTCGATTTCAAATCTGATAATAAACAATCGAGCTCTAAACAGAAGTGCAAGCTTCAGTGTCAGTCAGAAAAG GATTTCTCTGTTTGGCAAGATTTGCTCGCTTTTTCATCTACTAACGCTTCAACCAATGATGGCCAAAAAAGTGcagtatcacatgacttaATTTAA
- the LOC135336354 gene encoding uncharacterized protein LOC135336354 isoform X1 — translation MMVYSEQDKRWQDCILSYYPPYLTVAKCHKVQSEILELQLKHLSESWYHGVVSRREARHILLDFNGGNCSFLVRMSQQLEGKFSISVLYEGRVYHIMVRSILHHRTRVLYSVSLDGSFYTSLYDLVEDCRLTARITNDLFTIKLERVAPKLHTDCSWLDRDTLQTHREAEECFSSEGRDGTFFVYQTDPRTDSYSISYRAGDRVQHVQILPTVVRGVRGYTFGNVFSPVVYKIVHYYMENPIQGSTILKYPMKNVNPVAPMCGMAMTSSSSPHLEFPTGGLVTNVRPHKTNPQRSIGEYNGKAGSFLTSCLRILSRNEVDYLNTLTLHNDPYPKWSDGPLKLLDSKRTLSDSFKFDAQSNKFQVDFKSDNKQSSSKQKCKLQCQSEKDFSVWQDLLAFSSTNASTNDGQKSAVSHDLI, via the exons ATGATGGTGTACAGTGAACAAGATAAG AGGTGGCAAGACTGCATTCTCTCCTACTACCCTCCTTACCTAACTGTGGCAAAATGCCACAAGGTGCAATCAGAG ATTTTGGAGCTTCAGCTAAAGCATTTGAGTGAAAG TTGGTACCATGGCGTTGTCAGTAGAAGAGAAGCACGACACATCTTGTTAGACTTTAACGGTGGGAACTGTTCATTTCTAGTCCGAATGAGTCAACAACTGGAGGGGAAATTTTCCATCTCTGTTCT GTACGAAGGTCGTGTGTACCACATCATGGTTAGGAGCATCCTCCACCACAGGACTAGAGTGCTGTACAGTGTCAGTTTAGACGGATCATTTTATACCTCCCTATACGACCTCGTTGAGGATTGCAGACTAACAGCACGCATCACAAACGACTTGTTTACCATTAAACTAGAGAGAGTTGCACCCAAG TTACACACCGACTGCTCGTGGCTAGACAGGGACACACTACAAACCCATCGTGAGGCAGAGGAATGTTTCAGTAGTGAGGGAAGAGATGGTACCTTCTTTGTCTATCAGACTGACCCCAGGACTGACTCCTACAGTATCAGCTACAG AGCTGGAGATCGTGTACAGCACGTTCAGATTCTACCAACAGTTGTTAGGGGAGTGAGAGGTTACACGTTTGGTAACGTCTTCTCTCCAGTGGTGTACAAGATTGTTCACTATTACATGGAAAACCCGATACAGGGAAGCACCATTCTCAAGTATCCCATGAAAAATGTGAAC CCAGTAGCCCCAATGTGTGGTATGGCCATGACATCATCTAGTTCTCCACACCTCGAGTTTCCTACTGGAGGCCTCGTGACGAACGTACGACCTCACAAAACAAACCCTCAAAG GAGTATTGGTGAGTACAATGGCAAAGCTGGGAGCTTCTTGACTAGCTGTCTCCGAATACTATCCAGAAATGAAGTGGACTACCTCAACACACTg ACACTCCATAACGACCCTTACCCCAAGTGGAGTGATGGACCACTCAAACTGCTCGACTCAAAGCGTACTTTATCCGATTCATTCAAATTTGATGCACAAAGTAACAAATTTCAAGTCGATTTCAAATCTGATAATAAACAATCGAGCTCTAAACAGAAGTGCAAGCTTCAGTGTCAGTCAGAAAAG GATTTCTCTGTTTGGCAAGATTTGCTCGCTTTTTCATCTACTAACGCTTCAACCAATGATGGCCAAAAAAGTGcagtatcacatgacttaATTTAA